One Halobacterium wangiae genomic window, CGGACGTGCCCTTCGCCCCCGTAGACGACCAGTTCTGCGCCCGGGACGTGGCTCGCGACGTGCTCGCCCGCCGCGAGCGGGACGGTCTCGTCGGCGTCGCCGTGGAACACCCGGGTCGGCGCGTCGACGTCGAGCAGTTCGAAGTCCCACGGCCGGGCGAGGACGCCGTAGTCGGCCGCCAGCGGGAGCGGTCCCTGCCTGACGGCTTCCCGGCGGTCAGACAGCAGGATACGGCCCGTCTCCCCGAACCGGGGGTCCGAGAGGTCGCCGTCTCTCGGGTCGCCGACGACGTCCGTGAACCGGTCCGCGTCGCGGATCCGCCGGCACAGCAGCCAGGCGAGGGGTCGCCCGAGGTGGGGCGACCACTTCGCTAGCGAGAACAGCGTTCGGTCGAGGCGCCCCAGTTCGCCGCTGGCGACCCCGGGCGGTGCGAACCCCGAGACCACCGCACACCGGGTGACGCGCTCGGGTGTGTGGGCGGCGCAGGCGAGCGCGTACGGACCGCCACCGGCGACGCCGACGACACCGTACTCGTCGATGCCGAGCGCGTCGGTCAGCGCCGCCACGTCGTCGGCCCAGTCCGCGAACGTGCGGTCGGAGGTGAACTCCGAGCGACCGAACCCAGGTCGTTCGGGGGCGACCAGACGGACCCCGGCCCTGGTCATCGCCTCGCGGGCGACGCTGGCGGACACCCGCGAACCGGGCGTTCCGTGGAAGAACAGGACGGGCGACCCCTCGGCGTCGCCGTACTCGGCGTACGCGAGCGTACGGCCGTCCGGGAGCGTCACCTCGCTCGCGAACTCACGCCGTGGCGGGCCCATGCTGTTGGGCTGATTCGTCTCCGGTGGGATAAGCGTTACTCGCGTTCTCGCCCCGTCGCGTTCCGTTCGTCGCACAGTATTACGTGGTTCGCAGTGCTACAGGTACGCATGGAGCCGGAACCAGCGTACACGCCCGAGGAACTCGCATCGGAACTCCTGTCGGCGTCCCGGACGTCGGTCGGGGACAGTCTGCGCAGCATCACCTACTTCGACGAGGACAACGAGGAGCAGCTCTACCTCCGGAGCGACCTCGAACCGGGGGCGGACCTCGTCGGCTTCGCGGACAACGAACGCCTCGGGTTCCACTCCCAGGTCGCCTACCAGGACACCGAACTCGGCAACTACCAGTTCACCATCCGCGTGTTCGAGCGCGGCTTCCTCACCCGGGTCATCGTCGGCGACCACGGCTGCTTCGTCACCACCGACGAGATGCCGACCGAGGAGTTCGAGGAGCTCGCGAGCGCCGTCGGAACCGTCCTCGGCTCTCACGACCCGCCCTGACCACAGCTCGGCCGCCGTGACGGCGACCTAGACTGTCGAGCATCTCCGGCGTCGTCGGGTGGGACACCCGGTCGGGAAGCCACCGGACGCCGAGGTTGGCTTCGACGACGTGCGGTCTGTCCATCTCTCGAGTAGCTGCCCGCCAGCAGGAGCGACGTTCGGGCCGGCGGCGGCACTCGCTGCTACACCGCGGGCTGTCCGTCGCGACTTCGAAGAAGCGTGTTCGCCGGTGGTTCGCGCTACGCGGGCGGGAGCCGTCGGCGCTACTGCCGGACGGCGAACAGTGCTGCGCCGACGAGCGCGACCAGCGCGACGCCGACGCCGAACCCGGGCACGTCGCCGCCCGTCTCGCCGCCGTCACCGCTGTCGGCGGTGTCGGCCGCAGTGGTCGACCCGCCGTCGGTCGTCTCGGTCCCACCGTCGCTGCCCTGCATCTCGACGTTGCGCTGCGAGAAGTGGTTGAGCGCGACGTACACCTTCGCCGACGCCTCGGCCGACGACGACTGTTTCACCATGTACTTCGAGGCGTCGCCACCGATGGCGCTCTCGAGTTCGCCGTACGTGGACGCCTCCGCGGCGGCCTCACCGTCGACGGTCACGTCGAGGTCCGAGACGGCGCCGACGGCTGCCTCGCTCACGCTCGTGACGACGATCTTGCCCTCCTCGCGGGCGCGCTCGACGGTCACCGAGACGGTGTCCTCGGCGGACTGCTCGGCCTCGATGGCCGTCTCCTGGCTGTAGGCGACCGTGTCGGTCACCAGTTCGCCGTCCTGCTGATCGACGTACACCTCGCCGGTGGCTTTCCCGGAGGCGATGTACGACTCGGTCTGCTCGGACTGCTCGGACTTGCCGTCCGGATACGCGCGGAAGACGAGCCGCGAGTCTCCCTCGAGTTGCGCGGAGACGTCGCCGTCGTCGTTCACCGCCACCGAGCCGTTCCCGACGACGATGAACGCGCCCTGCGTCCCGTTGGCCGTCGTCACTTCGACCTGCTGGTCGGACTCGGCCTCGGCGTCCGCGCCACTGGAGACGTTCGCCACGACCACCTGGTCGTCACCGGCGGCCTCGACGACGAGGATCCCGTGGCTGTTGTCGTGGGCGGTCATCGACGCGGAGCCCTCGGTCGATACCTCGGCGTTCGCGTTCGCGGACGCGCTCAGCGAGAGCGCGCTCCCGCTGATGCTCGTCACCGCCGAGAGGTCCACCGAGCCGTCGAAGACGCCGTCGCTCTCCGACCCGGACTGGACTTTCACGCTGTCGAGTGCGGTCTCACCGCCGACCGAGTAGTTCGCCACGGCGTTCTCCGCGACGTCGAACGTCACGTGCGTCCCGGCGTACGCCGACCCGTCCTGTGCCTCTGACGCTGCGACACTGCTACCGGTCGCCGTCGCTGCGGCCGCCGTCGACACGGCGCTGGCGGCGAGCAGTACGGCCAGCAGTACAGCAGTCGCTTTCTTTGTCATCGCGTCGAAGTTCGAGGAAAGCCGTCGGAAAACCCTTTGTGGCCACGTGTTGGATAGCCTACCCGACGATTCGTGGGTCGTTACCGTGGAGGTCACTGCGCCGGCTCGCGGCCGCCTCGACGGCCACCCTGCACGTCACCCCTTGCGCGTTACGCGTTCAGTCCTCGCGCCGTCGACCGCCGTGGCCCGGGTAGTCCCGCTCGAAGCGTGACGCCAGTTCGTCGGCGTCCACGCGGATCAGCGTCGGCCGGCCGTGCGGGCACGCGAACGGGTTCTCGCAGTCGTCCAGCGCGTCCAGCAGCGCGACGACCCGTCCCTCCGCGAGCGACGTGTTCCCGGTGACTGCAGGCCGACACGCCAGGTCCGCGAGCAACGCGTCGGCCGCGGCGCCCGCCGGGTCGTCGTCGGCGTCCGCGACGAACGCCGCGAGTACGTCCCGCGCCAGTTCGGGGTCGAGGGCGTCCGCGAGCACCGCCGGCACCGCCTCGACGCTCGCCACGCGGCCGTCGAGCGTCGCCTCGAAGCCGAGCGCCCGGAGCTCCGCGAGCGCCGCGTCGAACACCGCCGCCTCGCCGGCTGTCAGTTCCAGTTCCGCGGGCTCGACGAGCGCCTGGGCCGTCCCGTCGAGTCGCTCGCGGAGGCGTTCGTAGTGGACGCGCTCGTCCGCCGCGTGCTGGTCGACCAGCAGGAGGCCGTCGTCGGTCTCCGCGACGACGTACGTCCCCGCCAGCTGTCCGAGCACGCGCATCTCGGGGAGGCGCTCGAAGCCGTCGTCCTGGTCGTCCGGCGCCAGCCGCGCGTTCTCCGTCGGCGGGTCGAACGACCGGTCGGCGGTGTTCGTCCGGGGTGGTTCGCTGGTCGACGCCTCCCGTTCGCCCGTCTCGTCCACTGACTCGGGCGGCGATTCCCCGAACTCCGACTGCCGACTCGCGCCGGCGGTCGACTCGCTCGCACTCGCCCGGTCGCGGCGGCCGCTGTCGCCCGGGCGTCCCGTCGATTCGTCGTCCGTGGGACGCGACCGCTCCGTTCGCCCACCCGCATCACTCGTGGACTCCGGTGCGATCTCGGTGTCGCCGGGCTTCGACCGGCCGCGGGGTGCCCGCGAGCGCACGAGTCCGGAGTCCAGCAGCGCGTCCCGGACGGCTTCCCGGACCGCGCGCTTCACGCCGTCCTCGTCCTCGAACCTGACCTCCATCTTCCGGGGGTGGACGTTGGCGTCCACGCCGTCCACGTCTACGAACAGCACCGTGAACGGGTAGCGGTCGTTGGCCAGCTGGCCGCCGTAGGCGTCGAGGACCGCCTCCCGGAGCACGGCGTCGCGCACCGAGCGCCCGTTCACGAACGTCGCGAGGTACTCCCGGGTCGCGCGCGTGGCCTCCGGGTCCGAGACGTACCCGTGGACACGCTCGACGGGACCGTCGGGTGCGGCGTCGACCTCGCGCAGCGACTGGGCGACCTCCCGGCCGTAGACGGCGAGCGCGGCGTCACGCACGTCCCCGGTGCCCGTCGTGGCGAACACCTCCCGGCCGTCGTGGGTCAGCGACACCGATACCCCGGGGTTGGCGAGCGCGTACCGCGTCACCGCCCGGTTGACGTGGGCGAACTCCGTCGCCGGGCGCTTGAGGTACTTCCGGCGCGCCGGCGTCTCCGCGAACAGTTCGGCGACGTCGACGGTGGTGCCGGCGGGTCGCCCCGCGGGTCGCAGGTCGCCGACGTCGCCGTGTTCGACGACGAGTTCCGAACCCGCGTCGCCCGCGTCGCGCGGACGGGTCGAGATGGTCATCCGGGAGACCGAGCCGACGGTGTACAGCGCCTCCCCGCGGAAGCCCAGCGTCGCCACGCCGTCGAGGTCGCTGGCGTCCCCGAGTTTGCTCGTGGTGTGCTGGCGCACCGCCGCGCGGAGGTCCTCGCCGGTCATCCCGTGGCCGTCGTCGGCGACCACGACGCGGTCGGTGCCGCCGTTCTCGACGGTCACGTCGATGCTCGAGGCGCCCGCGTCGAGGCTGTTCTCGACGAGTTCCTTCACGACGCTCGCGGGGCGCTCGACCACCTCGCCGGCGGCGATCTGGGCGACCGTCGCGTCGTCGAGTCGCCGGATGCGCTCGCTCACCGCCGCGTCCGGGTCGCCCTCGTCGCTCATTGCGTGGGACCAGACGGGGGGCGCGTATGAATCTCCCGCTACTCGGCGTCGGCGCGACCGGGACACGCCGCAGACGCCAGGTCCCGGCGCTGCGTGGCGTCCGGACCGTCGAGGCGGACCGTCCGTTCGACTGTCGCGATCTCCACCCGGACGAGGTCGCTCGCGTGCGTCCGGTCCCACTCCGAGCAGAGGTAGCGAGCGAAGTCGTCGCGCACCGGCGCGTACTCGGCCAGACGCAGGTCGTAGCCGTACGTCCGCCACCGCACGTCACCCCGCCGAGTGGGTGGTGGCAGGTGGCCCACCGAGTCGCCGAACAGCACGACCCGCTCGCCGGACGCGAGTTCGCCGGTCGCCACGTAGTCGACGGTCGTCTGCCGGGGCTCGGGGGCGAACATGTCCCAGCGGTGCTCCGCCGGTTCGACGACGGCCCGGACGTCCTCGGGGGCATCCGCGTACCCCAGCGCCGCCGCGTTCCAGGCGAGGACGCCGACGAGCGCGAGGGCGGCGACGACTGTGGCTGCGGTGTGGGCGGCCGACGCGACACCTGGCGGGACCCCTGGTTGGGGTAGCCGTGGCAGCACGTCGTCGAGAACCGCCGTCGGCGACCACGCCAGCGCCGGGAGGCGGTCCCAGACGGGTCCGGGGAGGAACGGCAGGAGCGCGACCACGGAGACCGCGGGGAAGAGGCCGAGGCGCATCGTCGCCGCCATCCCGAGGTGGGCGACGACGAACGCGGCCACGAGGCGGCTCCGGGCTCGGCCAGTGAGCGCGACGAGGAGCGGCGACGCGACGAGCAGTGCGAGCCAGGCGTGCGAGAGGACCCCGAGGAGTTCCGGGGCGCCAGCGAGCAGATCGCCGAGCGGGAGCGTGTAGGCGTCGAGCGCGAACACGTACCGGGTCGCGTCGCCGGCCGGCCACGCGTCGCCGCGGAACTTCAGCGCAGCGTTCACCGCGTACACGACGACGACCTGCAGGAGGAGCGCCGCCGTCGCGACGCCGACGACGCGATTCGGCGCCGTGACCTCGCTCCGACGCGCGTCGACCGACCACCGGGCGCCCAGCGGCAGGAACAGCCCCCAGAACAGGAGGCGGCGGAGGACCGAGTCGCCGGCGCTCAACACGACGGGGTTGCGGGCGTGCAGCGACACGAGCAGCAGCCAGGAGACGACGGCAGCCGCGCGCGTCCGGTAGCCGACGAGCAGCGCGAGCGCGGCGACGCCGGCCACCACGAACAGCGCCACCTGGACCCACGCCACACCCGAGATGGCGTGCAGCGAGAGCCCCGACAGCGCCGGGTACTGGGCCTGCAACGCCGCCCGTGGCAGTACGCCTGCGTCCGTGTAGAACGTCCGGAGGTGGCGAGCGCGCAACGCGAGGTCCGCCAGCAGGAGCGCGGCGACTGCGATACGGAACGCCGCGAGCGACCGGGCGTCGACGCCGAACCGTCGGGCGAGCGCGGCGGCCGCGCGCCCACCTGGTGACCGGTTACTCCGCACGCTGTCTCGTGTGGTGGCGGGGAGTGGCGGGCGGGCGGCCGAACGGGGAGTCGGACACCGTCGATGTCATGGAAGTTACGTTTCGAGCGCGAAGAATAAGTCTTCTGTGTGGACATGTCGCGTTCGGGCCACAGGACAGTTCTCTACCGCCGGGACCGTCGACTACAACTCGACTGACGCTAACTCGTCGACGTTCGTCGCGGAGACCCCACCGCAGTCGCGGCGCGAACTCGGCGGGGTGCCGTGGTCGGCCGCGCTACCGGATTGCCTGGTACAGCCCCGTGGCGGTCTTCAGCCCGGGCGGCCACTTCTTCACGCTGAAGTACTGGACGAGGGTCGGCGCGAACTTCGCCTTGTACGAGTAGATGCGTTCGTGGTTCGCGCCCATGAGGTCGAAGGCGGTCCGTCCCCGGTCCATCGCGTCCAGACACACCTGCCACTCGAGGAGGTCGTTCACGGGGATCGGCGCGTCGGTCTTCCCGTTGGCGATCCACGCACCTGCGGTGTGTTCGGACTCGAGGTCGATGAGCCCGCCGGCGATCTCGCCGTCGATGCGGCAGACGTACGGCCGGATCGTCCCCTCGGGGAGCCGGTCGGCGAGTTCGCGAACGTACGCTGCCGTCACCGGGAAATCTTCGTTCTGCTCCCGGTGGCGCTCGCGAGTCAGCTCCACGATGTCGTCGATAGCCTGTGGCCCCTCCTCGGCGATCTCGTAGTCGACGTCGTACTCCTTGCTGAGGTTCCGCCGGAGGTCGGAGCTGAACCGCCCCAGCAACTCGTCGGGCGACGTGTCCAGGTCCACGAGGTAGGTGTACCGGGGCTCGACCTCGTAGCCGTTCCAGTCGAACGGGCGGGAGTCCTCGTAGTCGAACGTCGTCCGGAAGTTCCAGTACCGGGGCGACTCCTCGCGCTCGACCCACTCGATGACCCCCTCGATGAACCGCCGGTGGCGGCGGTCTCGCTTCCGGCGTTTCAGCTTCCCGACGTTCAGCTGCACGGGGCCGAGGTTGTACACCTTCAACCCCGGCGGCGGCGAGTACGCGGCCGTCATCGGCCCCTTCGAGACGGTGAACACGGGGAACAGTCCCACGGGTTCCTGACCCTTGAACCCCGCCAGTGGGTAGAGGGTGGCGTCACCGTGCTTCTCGAGCGTGTCCAGCGCCTCGGCTCTGTGGAACGGCGTGCT contains:
- a CDS encoding alpha/beta fold hydrolase — its product is MGPPRREFASEVTLPDGRTLAYAEYGDAEGSPVLFFHGTPGSRVSASVAREAMTRAGVRLVAPERPGFGRSEFTSDRTFADWADDVAALTDALGIDEYGVVGVAGGGPYALACAAHTPERVTRCAVVSGFAPPGVASGELGRLDRTLFSLAKWSPHLGRPLAWLLCRRIRDADRFTDVVGDPRDGDLSDPRFGETGRILLSDRREAVRQGPLPLAADYGVLARPWDFELLDVDAPTRVFHGDADETVPLAAGEHVASHVPGAELVVYGGEGHVRPAVEHAGDVYGWAAGVDEDGGRRTRKRGAADD
- a CDS encoding DUF7522 family protein; the encoded protein is MEPEPAYTPEELASELLSASRTSVGDSLRSITYFDEDNEEQLYLRSDLEPGADLVGFADNERLGFHSQVAYQDTELGNYQFTIRVFERGFLTRVIVGDHGCFVTTDEMPTEEFEELASAVGTVLGSHDPP
- a CDS encoding PGF-CTERM sorting domain-containing protein; translated protein: MTKKATAVLLAVLLAASAVSTAAAATATGSSVAASEAQDGSAYAGTHVTFDVAENAVANYSVGGETALDSVKVQSGSESDGVFDGSVDLSAVTSISGSALSLSASANANAEVSTEGSASMTAHDNSHGILVVEAAGDDQVVVANVSSGADAEAESDQQVEVTTANGTQGAFIVVGNGSVAVNDDGDVSAQLEGDSRLVFRAYPDGKSEQSEQTESYIASGKATGEVYVDQQDGELVTDTVAYSQETAIEAEQSAEDTVSVTVERAREEGKIVVTSVSEAAVGAVSDLDVTVDGEAAAEASTYGELESAIGGDASKYMVKQSSSAEASAKVYVALNHFSQRNVEMQGSDGGTETTDGGSTTAADTADSGDGGETGGDVPGFGVGVALVALVGAALFAVRQ
- the mutL gene encoding DNA mismatch repair endonuclease MutL, with protein sequence MSERIRRLDDATVAQIAAGEVVERPASVVKELVENSLDAGASSIDVTVENGGTDRVVVADDGHGMTGEDLRAAVRQHTTSKLGDASDLDGVATLGFRGEALYTVGSVSRMTISTRPRDAGDAGSELVVEHGDVGDLRPAGRPAGTTVDVAELFAETPARRKYLKRPATEFAHVNRAVTRYALANPGVSVSLTHDGREVFATTGTGDVRDAALAVYGREVAQSLREVDAAPDGPVERVHGYVSDPEATRATREYLATFVNGRSVRDAVLREAVLDAYGGQLANDRYPFTVLFVDVDGVDANVHPRKMEVRFEDEDGVKRAVREAVRDALLDSGLVRSRAPRGRSKPGDTEIAPESTSDAGGRTERSRPTDDESTGRPGDSGRRDRASASESTAGASRQSEFGESPPESVDETGEREASTSEPPRTNTADRSFDPPTENARLAPDDQDDGFERLPEMRVLGQLAGTYVVAETDDGLLLVDQHAADERVHYERLRERLDGTAQALVEPAELELTAGEAAVFDAALAELRALGFEATLDGRVASVEAVPAVLADALDPELARDVLAAFVADADDDPAGAAADALLADLACRPAVTGNTSLAEGRVVALLDALDDCENPFACPHGRPTLIRVDADELASRFERDYPGHGGRRRED
- a CDS encoding HTTM domain-containing protein, which codes for MRSNRSPGGRAAAALARRFGVDARSLAAFRIAVAALLLADLALRARHLRTFYTDAGVLPRAALQAQYPALSGLSLHAISGVAWVQVALFVVAGVAALALLVGYRTRAAAVVSWLLLVSLHARNPVVLSAGDSVLRRLLFWGLFLPLGARWSVDARRSEVTAPNRVVGVATAALLLQVVVVYAVNAALKFRGDAWPAGDATRYVFALDAYTLPLGDLLAGAPELLGVLSHAWLALLVASPLLVALTGRARSRLVAAFVVAHLGMAATMRLGLFPAVSVVALLPFLPGPVWDRLPALAWSPTAVLDDVLPRLPQPGVPPGVASAAHTAATVVAALALVGVLAWNAAALGYADAPEDVRAVVEPAEHRWDMFAPEPRQTTVDYVATGELASGERVVLFGDSVGHLPPPTRRGDVRWRTYGYDLRLAEYAPVRDDFARYLCSEWDRTHASDLVRVEIATVERTVRLDGPDATQRRDLASAACPGRADAE
- a CDS encoding GNAT family N-acetyltransferase, which codes for MSIDIRPLDDDERWNELIEKAPDSTPFHRAEALDTLEKHGDATLYPLAGFKGQEPVGLFPVFTVSKGPMTAAYSPPPGLKVYNLGPVQLNVGKLKRRKRDRRHRRFIEGVIEWVEREESPRYWNFRTTFDYEDSRPFDWNGYEVEPRYTYLVDLDTSPDELLGRFSSDLRRNLSKEYDVDYEIAEEGPQAIDDIVELTRERHREQNEDFPVTAAYVRELADRLPEGTIRPYVCRIDGEIAGGLIDLESEHTAGAWIANGKTDAPIPVNDLLEWQVCLDAMDRGRTAFDLMGANHERIYSYKAKFAPTLVQYFSVKKWPPGLKTATGLYQAIR